GCTTTGGTCATCGTAGGTACCTCTGGCCCTCAATCTCCATAAGAACTAGGATCGAGGGGCGGATATAGGGGTGTAGCTATCAAACCACTGAGCGGACTTCTCGATTTGTAGCTCTTTGATGATTGAAAAGATTTTCTTTCGGCTCGGGCCATTCAAGGATCTTCCCAACCCCTCTTCTTGCCTTCCGCATGCTTGCGCACTACCTGGGCCTCCTCCGTCTGGGCATACTTTTAGGCTTAGGCAAGCAGATCAGCATGGTCTCTTAGAAAAATCTTGCTAATGGAGAAGATGAGACGCTCATTTCGTAACCCTCGCTTGAGCATTGATAATATCACTGACTCATTGAGATTGCACACCTCGAGGATGGTGGCATTGAAGTGCGTGACATAGTCACACAGTGACTCACCTTCTTCTTACTTGAGAGAGAGAAGAGACTGTTGGAATTTTTTGGTAGAGCTCGGTTGCTACCAAAGTGGATAGTTAATAGTCGGCTGAGCTACGCGAATGAATTGATGGACCTAAGTCAGAATCCTAAATACCATGTTCATGCCAACTTTTTGAGGGTGGCCAAGAAAGCGAGGCAAAGGAAGAGCGTTGAAGTTGAGGCCTTCATTACTCCGATAAGATCCGCTTTGGACTTTACCAAGGTGACTATCAATATATTGGACTTTCTTCTCAAGCTCTTCTTCTCACCATGATCTCTCGAGTCTTAGAAAGTAGACCAAGGCTGAATCTCCAATGGAGGAAGAGCTTCTCGACCATTCCTCCTCCCTCAAGTTCCTATGGAAGGAGGATCAGGCCGCAAAGGTAGGGGAATAATGGGAGTGTCACTAAGGGGTGGATCCTAGGCTTTGAGAGCAAGATTGCCGACTGCGACAAGGAGTCGCTTGAGGATTCAACTCCATATGCTGCTGCTGCTTCGTCACTTATTGGAGTCACTGCACAACACCGATGAGTGCTAGATCTGGTGAGTTAGGGTGTGGAGTGATTGTGGGTCTATTGTGGCTGGAAGCTGCACCACAATGGACCCACAGACAGCACTGCTCTAGCTAAGATGAATGGATTATCGGTGGGAGGCGGTGGAGTTCTGTGCTTTCATTTGCACCATACTCTATTTTCTCTCGAAAGGGGCTGAGGTCCTTTCTCTAGCACCAATTTGTTACCACATGACTCCAAAAAGATGCTGATATGGTTGAAACTGGATGCCATTCGGGATCCAAGATGTTGGACGGAATGTGCATAAAAAGTTCACCCTCGTCAAGGTGTTCCGATGAGGGATTCTTCAATTCTTAAGTTAGCCGGAGCTTTGAAAATagtagaaagagaagagagagagggtgtggaagAGCAGAGTGCTTTTCTTCTGATTCTTCTCCTAGTTTAGCTTGCTTACCTCAAAGTCTTTTTTATACTTCTTTTATATGGAGCTTGTGCTCGTAGGCTGTTAGTCAGAATCTGTAAATTTGTTAAGCTTGATTCTTTAGGCCATTGATCCACGTTCTAACCATTTAATGGGAGAAAAACCCTGCCATCCAATCTTTGGATCGAGGTTTGTTAGTCGTAGATATCTGTTTCAAACTTTATCCATATGCCTGGTCGAGTCGGAGGCCTTAGATCCACATCTAGTGTGACTTCACCAAGTGGCCTTGGGTCCACCCCAAAAAAAGTGATCTATCTGATCAACGGATCGCCTTCACAATGCACATCAAAATCTCATATGATTTCAAGACCCTAGCCTATATATCAACTAGTTAAAAATTGGATAGTCGaagtaaaattaaattagatatattttttgatcacttaatacacagattaggatttctaaatcatatgatttgttatgtataaataattttaaagtaGTAGATCATATCCAACATTTGGATCATCGATATAGGGTTCTTATTGTCTAGTTTTGATCTGACTAGATATGAGGCCAAATCCAATCGACCTTATCCAAATCTACCCCATATGTATGTGTTGTTGACTCTTCGAAGTTTCAAAACTCCTTCTGCGTGCTCTCCACATTTGCATGTTTGTTCACGCCATTCAGATGTTCTGCGAGAAGATCATGCGGCAATGTTTTGTGCGATCGTTTCGCAAACTCTCCACGCACAGACAATAATTTCACGTGTCGTTCTCACACATGGAGCTTTCACAGTCGTCTGCACCTATAAAAGGCACTCCCCTTTCTCAGTTttcaaatgagaaaaaaataccaAGTCTTCTTATcttcaaaaattctctctctttgtgctttctctctctttcattcATTTTGTTGATTGGGTTGAGGATGAAGTTGATCGGTGTCCGTTTGAGATCGTACCACCAACAAACGTTGGAGTGCTTGGCTTCCAGATTGTATCTTGGAGGAGGGTGTGTGGCTCAGATCTTCGCATGAGAAGAGGCCAAAATCTTCTTTAGGACAGTAGTTTGTCCACCTCGTGAgctatattctatttattttatttttttatcacatcatGTTTAATTGTATCACAcacattataaaaaaatattttaatatatatatatattttgattggcatctaaattacaaataattttttttaacttatttCACTATTTTTTTCCATCTTAAGCTTACTCTTCAataccaattttttttaattagttcATTTTCTTATACTTTCAATTTTTTCTGTGGttacattatatatattatttcatatatTCTCAATAACAGTCTAAAGgagaattcaaaaaatatttttatagtccATGCATATTTAATACAATTGTTTGTATATATTTAAGGCTTATATAGTATAtgcatatttaatataattatttatgcttATATTCCttgcatatttatatattattttttaatttttaatcgatCAGCATTATTTTCTATAGTTTTGGGTTGTACAAATTAATTAAAGATCCTCTCAAAACTTATATTGCTGCATGCTCAACCTTAATAAAACTTATTAAGTTCACTAGTTAAAAAAAAAGGCTAACTAATAAATTTTCTTTAAATGTcagttttttctctctaaaccttACTTGGATCAAATAGCTACTCTTAAAGATGAAATCTTTAGTCTTAAACCCGACAAGTTTGATGGAGCCAACTTTAGGAGATGGCAAAGCCAAATGAAATTTTGGCTAACCACTTTGGAACTCTGATCGATTATTGACCAATCCTCTACCTCCTTGAGTTCAACCTCTCCTGCCACCCCTGAAGAAGACTATCTTTGTAAGGATAGAATTCTAAGTACCCTTTCTGATTCACTCTATGATGTTTGTTTATCTGCAAAGAGTGCCAAAGAATTATGGGATaacctagaatctaaatatggcCTGAATTATGCTGGTGTTGAGCGGTTCAACATCGCATCATTTCTTAGATATGTTATGGTAGATGATAAATCTATAAATGTTCAACTCCACCAATTTCAAGAATATCTTAGGAAGCTTCAAACCAATAGAACCTCTCTCTTTGAAGAATTTAAGATCTTGAGCCTTCTTGATAAATTACCTCCTTCTTGGGATGGCTTTGCTAAAGGACAGCTCCATAAGCAAGGAGAACTAACCCTAACTCAACTTCTCAATTCAATTAGGGTAGAAGATCGACATAGGTCTAAAACCCAGCAAACCAGAGTTCCAGATGCTCAAGCTAATCTAATCCTtaccaaatccaaatcaaaatctaatttttaatcaaacTAACAACACCAGTTGAACCATCCTAACCGATCCTACTCAAATAAGTTCAAGCCTAAGAGTAAAAATTTCAAGGCCAATAACACTAAATCCATCAAACCTGCCCAAGGTCCAAGTAATAAGTTCTATTTTGTATGCGGAAGGACCAATCATCTTGCGAGAGACTGTTATCATCAGAAGAAGGAGCTCTTTCGCAAACCTTCTGGTTCCTTGAGACCTCAAGCTCATGTAGTTGAAGGTCCAGAAGATACCACCTTTAGGTCAGTAAGTTTTAacccaaaaaataattttacttcTTCTAACCTTGATTGGTGGTTGGATTCAAGAGCTAATGTTCACATTTATTTTGACCGCTCCTGGTTTACTACTATTCAGGACTCAAGCGGAGGAGGTGTAATCCTTGGAAACAATACAACCGTCAGGATCAAAGGACAAGGATGAATTAATTTGAAGATAATTTCTGAAAAATTTTTTACCTTGATGGATATATTGTATGTTCCAGACCTTAGGAAGAACCTAGTCAGTGGGTCTCAGCTGATCcagaaagatataaaattatctttgattgtAATAAAGTTGTGATAACTAAGAATAATGCCTTCATAAGAAGAGGATATGTAAGTGAAGGCTTATTCAAATTaaatgtaataaattattttattaataaagctgaaaattaaatttattttgtgaataaatctaatcaaaatttgtgGCATGATAGATTAGATCATGTATACTTGAGGAAAATCAAACATATGAGGGATTTAAAGCTAATTCTCAAATCAATCTTAAATACATCCAAGTGTGAAATATGTGCTGAATCTAAACAACCAAGAAAACTATTCAAATCAGttgaaaaaaattcttcaatcttcgaattgatacatagtgatgtatgtgactCTTCCAAAACTGCACCCATGATGGCAATAGGTATATAgtaacctttatagatgattttttgagATATTGCTATTgttacctaattaaatctaaagatgaaatttttaataaattcaaaatttataagagTGAAGTAGAAAattaacaagaaaagaaaattgaGATTCTTAAGACTGATAGAGGAGGGGAGTATACTTCAAATGATTTTTTTCTGTTCTGTCAAGAATATGAAATAATTCATGAAATAATTGCTCCTTACTCTCCATAGTCCAATGGTGTGGCTGAGCGTAAAAATCATAtccttttggatatggtgaacgcCATATTGATTAGCTCAGGTCTGCCTGAGAACTTGTGAGAGGAAGCTCTTATGTCTTCTTGTTTCATCCTAAATAAAATCTCTGTTAAGGATAGTGGTAAGATCCCTcatgaattttgaaaagatagagCTCCTAACTTAAATTTTCTTGAAGTGTGGAGGTGTCTAGCTAAAGTGAATATTCTTGAACTCAAAAAGAGAAAGCTAGGATCTAAAACTGTAGATGCTGTCTTTATTAGCTATGCCCAAAATAGTAATGCCTATAGGATCttaatgattaaatcaaatattagtgatataaGTTATAATTCAATTCTAGAAGCTAGAGATGCTTCTTTCTTTGAAGATATATTTTGTTTTAAAACTAAAATTTCAAGATCCCTAGAATATGAACTATCTTCTTCTAGATCTATGGACTTAGAATTTGAAACTAAAACTGAATTAAAAAGAAGTAAAAGTATgagaattgaaaagaattttgaagAAGAATTCTTTACATATCTTGTAGAGAGTGATCCTTATACGTACGATGAAGCTATGTCATCATCAGATTCATCATATTAGAAGGAAGCTATAAATAGTAAAATTCAATCAATCCTagagaataaaatttgaattttatcaGATCTATCCTCCAAAAATGAAGCAATAGAaactaaatagattttttaaaaaaaattaaaacaagatAAACAGTAGAAAGATATAAAGCTAGGCTAGTAGTTAAAGGATACAGTCAAAAAAAAGACATAGATTATTTTGATACCTATGCTCCTGTAGCTAGGATGACcactttaaaaattttgatagcattagcatcaattcataaattaatgatttatcaaatggatgtaaaaactacatTCTTAAATgaagaattagaagaagaaatcTATATAAACCAACGTCAAGGTTTTATAGTCAGAGGACAAGAACATAAAGTatgtaaattaattaaatcactttatagattaaaacaagctcctagacaATGGCATATTAAATTTGATGAAATTATCCTAGATAATAACTTTAAGATTAACGAACATGACAAATgtgtatattataaaaaaaataactcagattttattattttatgcctgtatgtagatgatattctattattaagaatatcactaaaaataatataagaaattaaagattatttttcaaataattttgatatgaaagacttAAGAGAAGCTGATATAATCTTAAGAATGAaacttaaaataataaataatgaaaTAACCATAAACCTAACATATTCAATAGAAAAAATACTTAAAgaatttgaatattttgatcaaaattctGTCTCTACCCCATATGATAATAGttctaatttaactaaaaatttagGAGAACCAGTAAGATAATTAGAGTATTTCTAGATGATAGGATCACTGTTATATGTAGCAAATAGAATCCATCCTGATATAGCTTATGTGGTAAGCAGGCTAAGTCGGCATACTAGCAATCAAAGTGAAGAACATTGAAAAATCTTAGAAAGAGTCTTTAGATATCTAAAAGGGACTCTAGATTACTCTCTCTTGTTCTCCGATTATCCAGAAGTACTAGAATGATATAGTGATGCTAACTGGATAATAGATTATTTAGATGTTAAGTCTACCACAAGTTATCTCGTCATGTCTGGAAGAGATGCAGTATCTTAGGGTTCATGTAAAGAAACAATAATAACAAGAAGTACATTAGAATCTGAATTAACTGCTCTTGACACCACTTACACTGAAGCACAATggctaaaagatttaattaaagataTTGAAATTCTTTCATTCAAAATATTTGTAGTACCAATAAATTGTGATTGTAAAGCTCTAATAGATCTGTTGAATCagtaaatatcaaataaaaagatgaacAATCATATTCTGATCAGATATAAGACTGTGAGACATAAAATGAAAGATGTGATATCACTTCAATTTATAAGATCAAAGAATAATCTATCCGATCTTTTAACCAAAGGTCTTTCAAAGGCTTTGGTATTTGAGACATCGATCTGATATTCGATTCGCAATCGACCGAAGCTTAATATCCCAAGCTCCAACTCGGCTCGATAAAAAATAGTCAAAATTCGTAATCGACTCGACTCGATTCGAATATCAACTGaatcatatttgaattttaaattaaatcttaatttactaataatatatatattaatatatattataaataaaattaatattattaatatatatataaattcaaaaggCTTACTTGCTTTCGAGCCGAATATCTTGCTACTCGAGCTCGATCAAAAAACTATTCAAACTACTCGAGCTCGATAATAACCAACTCAAGTCGAGCTCGAATAGCTCACAAGTGACTGAATTCATTTTCACCTCTAGTTCATTGGGTCTTTGAGGAAGCGAATCTTGTCCATTGAGATTTCTATTGCTAAACTATTATTTCCTATAATCGGAAAGTTAGGCAACACCAATTATTCTTATTAGAGTTCTTACATCAAGTCATATTCATTTGAGCAAGATTCTATGGGGTATGTCAATTGGTCAGAGATGCCACTTGATACACTAGTAATGGTAAGGCAAGGGAAAAAGTAAAGAACTAATGTATCTATATCTTGGATAGCTAATGTATAAGCCTCATTTGCACGCTTTGGCTTCTCATTGGTCTTAGCGGatcaaccatagtatctgtcatCCCTATAACCGTCAATCTGGTTGGGATTACCATCCAACTAGCCCTTGAAGTTTGCAAAAAATTGGAAAACAACCGTTACTTTTCTCGAGTTTGAAAAACTGAAGTTAAGGCATCCCGGAATTAGAGAGGATATTGGAAGGATATTAgagaggatatatatatatatatatatatatatatatatatatatatatatatatattaggagATTAAGGTTCGAGCTCGATCTCGAGCTTGAGTATAGCTCGGTTGATATTCGAATCGAGTCGATCACAAATTTTGTTTATTTTTCATCAAGTCGAGCTCAAGTTTGAGATATTAAGGCATGATCGATCTCGAGTCAAGTTTTAAGTTTGAATATTTAAGTCGAATCAAGTCGAGCTTTCAGCTACTTGACTCGACTCAGCTCAATTACACTTCTAGATTGGATAGCATCTTGTACCCGGTTCATCACATAGAAACTACGTTATGGGAGTTTTCGATAGatctttctattttattattggatattttatttgctgattctaattttttattgatgtaTTTATTCTTATGTggtttaattttttcaatttatccaaaaaaaaaaaaaaaaaggtagggaGCTTTCCTCCTATATACATGGTGGTTTAGGAGTTGAGTCCTTGCAGATTCATGTTATGTGCTAAATAAAAGCAAGTTGCTATGCTAGTAGATGTGTGTTGGTTTTACATTTGGAGACTTGATAGGAAGCATCCCTAGTCGAGTCTTGGGGAAACAGCACATGTGAGCCGTTCTTGGGATACAAGTCGAGAACTTCGGTCCGGCTTCTACTATTAGGTAGCGTACAGATTTCCACGTGCAAGGGGTGGTATAAGGTAAAAAATTGCGAACTAGACCTGGTCCACTTAATAATTTCCAGAAAAAGCGTTCATTTCACTTAGCAATCATCCGCTGAACCTTCTTTGATTAAGATTCTCTCCATTCTGGTCTGCGCTCGACCATCTGATCGTGGGATGGTTATGATGACTCGTGAGCTACACCATCATACTTGGAGACCAAGATTGAGAGAATCCTGTCTCGACTTCTTTTGATAGTTATCTCCACatattatttcacttgcattgagATATGTTGCTCCAACTTTAATGTCTCCCTGTATCGTTATCATAGCCATCATCTATCAATCAACCAAAACTATGAGCATTCATGGCATTGATAGACATCCATAGGGATCACTGTCGTGcctgaacatgttcaaaacaaatcaAAATCCCACAACTAAACAAAGATAACAACATTGTTCCCAAAAAatacaaagaaagaaagataacCACAGAAAGAATGGCGGTTCAACCAGAGCCACCTCTCAATATAATCCATCCAAAAACAAATTACTCAGTCCCCGGATTTCCACAGCCTGTAAATATAATCCAAAAACAAATTACTCATGCTTGATGGTAAGATGGTTACAACCCACAGGAAAGAATGTAACCCAGCCTTAGATGGAGGCCAGGAAGAATGGCTTCAATGAGTTCAACGAGCCCCAAGGGGGCCAATTAGCTAAGTTTTGGGTCGGTTTGCCTAGCGGCAAGGTGGGGGGATTTGGGTCCCGCTGTAGCTTGCTTTGACGTTCATGCACGAGGCAGTGGCCGGAAGCTGGCCAACGTACTTGAGGTTGACGTCTTGGAGATTGACGTTCTTGCATGGCACTCCTCTGCTGCACCTGAGGGTCACCGCCACCGGAGTCGTCGACGTCCCTCTTATGTTCCGGAAGAAGATGTCACTCAGAATCACCCCAGATGGTGCCTGCATTCAATCACATACACTCATTGCTATTGTTTTTGTGTgttgattttaatttatttttcttaggGTGAACGTTAGGAAAGATTTAGCTAAACTCACTGCTCATATTAGTTTATGTTCTTCTGGCTTAAGATAGGAAACAGCACCAAATCTAAAGTAGGGCAATGTCATAATAGGATTGCATCAGAATGTTCTTGTTAGAGTTCACTGGTAAAGTTTATTCATTGATGATGACTTTGTGCTCTGTCAGAGACCTAAGAACCAGTCCCACCTAATTCAGGATAGAGGAATCAGGGAACACTGGCAGAGGGCTTCTCATATTATTGTGTGCACCAAAAACTTGCCTATGAGTTTCATCTACACGATCAATTAAAACTAAATATCACCAAGAGTTATGAGAACTAAACTACCCTTGCATTGTAGCTTGAGATGCTTTAGCGAGTCTAGGATTTTTGTTTAGTTAGTTATGTCTTTTTTGAAGGAAGACAAAATTGTAGAGGCATCACCAGTTATTCAAAGAAATGATTTGAGAATTATTAAGATCAGAACATCCGAGGAGCACCTCCTTAGATTTGAAGCTAAAAACTCCTCCAAATGGAGGGTTGCAACCATTCAGTTGAGCCTAATTTGCAAGCTTGAGTGAGTTGAGCTAGCTTGTCTTATTTTCTGGTTTCTACTTGTTACCCGAGTTTGGTCGCAGATTTAATTTGGGCTTCCAAACCAAGCTCAAACATAAAACTAGGTAAAATGAACTAGAGAACTAGGGCATGCTTTGTTTTGGTCATGATTGATTTAGTACTTTGCACAATTTTATTGTCAAACTAAGTAATGCCTTCTTCTGTAGCAGGGAAAGATAAGTAGAGCCTATTCACAGGAGAAACCACAGCGGACCATCTCCTCCAAGCCCTGGCCAAGTTTTGTTGTTTAAATGCATGCATTatcaagctctaagcactatatgCGGAAAAAATATTATATGAGCCCCTCATATTTTTGCATGACATGATTGTGTTAGCTTGCTTACATCTGATGCACAAGAGCTGTAGGGGCAGTACATCTGGTCAAtgatgatgggatttgcaacACTGTTCATGACAATGTTCTCAAAGGTCATGTTAACAGCCTTACTGGTTCCTGGAGAGTTCTCCCATGTCTTGATCCTTACACCGTTTGAAGTCCCGGCAAGGGTGCTATCTTTGATGACGAGTCCTCGGACGTCCCCTTCATTATGATATCTTCCTAAACTCCCAATGCTGCAATGACCATATAAAATGAAACTGCATCAGCAATATTAGCAGCAGCTGTGGCAGCACAATTTAGCTCATTTAGCAGTTCTAGACCTTACTTGGGCCACATCTAACCCATAAAAGTCCGGACAACAAAAAAAAGAGGTACCCTAGTACACGAGGCTCCTACCATTGTGGGGTCCGGTGAGGGTCAAATAGAAGTGCATGACATCGGTCTAAATTTTAAACCCAAGATTAATCCAAGGATATGTTCTCATTtggattggatcaaaaatttcaatCAGAACATAATAATATTGTAGCAGGAGAACTTCAAGAGGACTGACCTGATCCCATGCCCTGGTCCACAACTGATGCCACTCAGTAATACTTCTGAGTTACTATGTCCAATGGAGATACAATCATCACCAGTTCCGATCACCGAGTTATATATAGTTACGCCTGTGCTCCGTTCAATGTGAATTCCGTCGGTGTTGGGGCTGTTTGAAGGGGCGGTGATCTGGATATTTTTGCCCCAGAAGTTCTTGCAGCCAACCAGAGCTATATGGAAGAACTTGCTATTCAAGGATTTGATGTTCTGTACCAGAGTGTTTGATGTGGCAACGAACTTGACCGACTGAAATGCTCAAGATAATCACCAAAATGACGATTAAGCATGTTTAGATGATGAGCTGAATAGCAAATTTGGACTATAGAGCTTCTACAGTTTTTACAACATCTGTGATCTTAATGATGCTGGCCATTATGAGTATTGATAGCTAGCTGCTATAACTTCATGCTACAATGCTTGTCTTAGAAAAATACTTCACCCTAAAATGCAGAGGGCAAGTGTTACATCTAAAAGACAACGGCTGGACAAATTTTGCTACTGCAGTTTGGGTAGCAACATGAAAGTACTACTCTAGTCTAGAATATTCATTAATCTAAGCCTATATAGAGTTATTCATTCTTCCTTGATGCGGGCAAAAGAAAATCTGGCACTGCCATTATTCCACTGTGAAACTTTTGGTGAAGTAGCTACTAGCTGGGAAATACTAATTGCCTTATGCAGTGAGCTAGTTTTAAAGCTCTAAAATGCACCAGTATGTGATTGGCTTGATTTCATACATTATTTCTACTTTTGTGCAAAATTGTCAAATTAGAAAGGACGTGTACGTGGTAACTATATATGCTCGAGTTGCAAGTATTAGATCTACCGTAGAGAGGATAAAGGATAAATGAGGCTTGAGAGTTTACAGTGGGGAGGACTTTGCAATGTTTATTTGTAGGGCACTTGTTATAGGGCCATGATACAGCTCCTTGGCCATCGAAAGTCCCTCCTCCGGTCAATATCAACTTATCCACCCATGCAAATTCCACCCAATCGTCACCTGTGACATACTGGCTCAAATCTGTTGTTGCCTTCAAGTATCCCTGTATGCACCACACAATGCTCAACCAAAATTAAGAGCCAAAAAATAATTGGAGATTAAATTGCTCGGTTATCACTATGCTAATCAAACTATCAgcaaatttataaagatgcattaAGTTGTTGGGCGATCAGGCAAGCTAAAGTAGATATGATCTGCTTCTGAAGTCTTAATGTGATCATCATATGCCAACAAGATTTAATCAGACATAGCACCAAATGTTCCATCATTTTTGAATTCACTAATCTTAATCAAGTTCTAATATGTGACTTGCCTTCATA
Above is a genomic segment from Elaeis guineensis isolate ETL-2024a chromosome 1, EG11, whole genome shotgun sequence containing:
- the LOC140851617 gene encoding exopolygalacturonase-like isoform X1; its protein translation is MKLLFLLSLVCCYSIGNAETQKSLSYWNFNVLDYGARANGITDDSKAFMAAWKAACAAVGVVKLHIPAGTYLIGPTKFAGPCKNVHSLTVNMKGYLKATTDLSQYVTGDDWVEFAWVDKLILTGGGTFDGQGAVSWPYNKCPTNKHCKVLPTSVKFVATSNTLVQNIKSLNSKFFHIALVGCKNFWGKNIQITAPSNSPNTDGIHIERSTGVTIYNSVIGTGDDCISIGHSNSEVLLSGISCGPGHGISIGSLGRYHNEGDVRGLVIKDSTLAGTSNGVRIKTWENSPGTSKAVNMTFENIVMNSVANPIIIDQMYCPYSSCASDAPSGVILSDIFFRNIRGTSTTPVAVTLRCSRGVPCKNVNLQDVNLKYVGQLPATASCMNVKASYSGTQIPPPCR
- the LOC140851617 gene encoding exopolygalacturonase-like isoform X2; this translates as MKLLFLLSLVCCYSIGNAETQKSLSYWNFNVLDYGARANGITDDSKAFMAAWKAACAAVGVVKLHIPAGTYLIGPTKFAGPCKNVHSLTVNMKGYLKATTDLSQYVTGDDWVEFAWVDKLILTGGGTFDGQGAVSWPYNKCPTNKHCKVLPTSVKFVATSNTLVQNIKSLNSKFFHIALVGCKNFWGKNIQITAPSNSPNTDGIHIERSTGVTIYNSVIGTGDDCISIGHSNSEVLLSGISCGPGHGISIGSLGRYHNEGDVRGLVIKDSTLAGTSNGVRIKTWENSPGTSKAVNMTFENIVMNSVANPIIIDQMYCPYSSCASDGLEEMVRCGFSCE